Proteins encoded within one genomic window of Gimesia chilikensis:
- a CDS encoding Y4yA family PLP-dependent enzyme, translating into MKTMEPSAREEVSQSDQTHTSMRTDCQGKPPLTARLEPWMTASGTISQLHHLVQEHGSPLNLIHTDPFLRHIDALYQVAESHQVDFDVYFARKANKCLAFIDAAHSRGCGIDTASENELHQVLEHQVPSEKIICTAAVKSEALLQSCIVSGTTLAIDNPDELSRTALLSARLDRQAEIALRISGFRHDGHQLPSRFGFDIEKILPLLRDLQQSAPNTLQTLNLTGVHFHLDGYSQAQRISALRQLLPLVDQLRDMQFPIRFIDIGGGFPMSYLDSETEWNEFWMTHRRALLDRQEPLTWQNHGLGLQRVEDRLIGKPHCYPFYQSLVQADWFNGILSAQYETGTIASALRKRTLQLRCEPGRSILDGCGITAARVESRKQQSNGDWLIGLSMNRTQCRTSSDDFLVDPLLIPAMDESPLPRTPPGTSGFLTGAYCTESELLCLRKLQFARGVGIGDLIIFPNTAGYFMHFLESRSHQFPLAKNLVYHPQTGQYHPDAIEDL; encoded by the coding sequence ATGAAGACCATGGAACCAAGCGCACGCGAAGAGGTCAGCCAGTCTGACCAGACTCACACATCGATGCGGACTGACTGCCAGGGTAAGCCTCCACTGACGGCCCGACTCGAACCGTGGATGACCGCCTCCGGTACGATCTCTCAACTACATCATCTGGTACAGGAACATGGTTCGCCGCTGAACCTGATCCATACCGACCCGTTCCTGCGTCACATCGATGCTCTGTATCAGGTGGCGGAATCACATCAGGTCGATTTCGATGTTTATTTCGCCCGTAAAGCCAATAAATGTCTGGCATTCATTGATGCTGCACATTCACGAGGATGCGGCATCGACACCGCCAGCGAGAATGAATTGCATCAGGTGCTCGAACATCAGGTCCCTTCAGAAAAAATCATCTGCACTGCTGCTGTCAAGTCGGAAGCCCTGTTGCAGTCCTGCATCGTTTCAGGCACCACGCTTGCCATCGATAATCCTGATGAACTCTCACGGACGGCGCTGCTCTCGGCCCGGCTGGACAGACAGGCGGAAATCGCACTGCGGATCAGCGGGTTCCGACACGACGGACATCAACTTCCCTCACGCTTCGGCTTTGATATAGAGAAGATTCTCCCCCTGCTGCGCGACCTGCAACAGTCAGCGCCGAACACCCTGCAGACTCTCAATCTGACAGGCGTCCATTTTCATCTGGACGGTTACAGCCAGGCACAACGCATCTCTGCCCTCCGACAGTTGCTCCCTCTGGTTGACCAGTTGCGAGACATGCAGTTCCCCATCCGGTTTATTGATATCGGAGGTGGTTTTCCCATGTCCTATCTCGATTCCGAGACGGAATGGAATGAGTTCTGGATGACACACAGACGGGCCCTGCTGGACAGACAGGAACCTCTCACCTGGCAGAATCACGGACTGGGACTCCAGCGCGTGGAGGACCGCCTGATCGGGAAACCACACTGCTACCCCTTTTATCAGTCCCTCGTGCAGGCAGACTGGTTCAATGGCATTTTATCTGCCCAGTACGAAACGGGAACAATCGCCTCTGCACTGCGGAAACGAACGCTTCAATTGCGCTGCGAACCGGGGCGTAGCATTCTCGATGGCTGTGGTATCACAGCAGCCCGAGTGGAATCCCGTAAGCAACAGTCCAACGGTGACTGGCTCATCGGGCTCTCCATGAATCGCACACAGTGCCGCACCAGCAGCGATGACTTTCTGGTCGACCCGTTGCTGATCCCTGCCATGGACGAATCGCCGCTTCCACGTACCCCTCCAGGAACTTCCGGTTTCCTGACGGGCGCCTACTGCACGGAATCAGAACTGCTCTGTCTGCGGAAACTCCAGTTTGCCCGGGGAGTCGGCATCGGAGACCTGATCATTTTCCCGAATACAGCAGGCTATTTCATGCACTTCCTGGAAAGTCGTTCGCACCAGTTCCCCCTGGCGAAAAATCTGGTTTATCATCCGCAGACTGGTCAATATCACCCGGATGCCATAGAAGATCTCTAA
- a CDS encoding FAD/NAD(P)-binding protein, producing MTFSTHTAHRPVRRSLSPRQSPYRIAFVGCGPKGLYCLERLAYQLARATQQTDVQITIYEPAPFPGAGSVYDPRQPRFLRMNFSAENIDAWPEMVRQHSPQSYPTFVEWLDRQYPTLATPHCFAPRALVGEYLSEAFEQTCERFPDFVTLHQNPAKVMGIRKSASGWHLKTAEEETEFDEVLLAVGHEGWKAAPVPNAPAAKVIEQVFPTERMLSPEQVPPCSTVAVRGFALTFIDACLALTEGRGGRFEQHNHRWKYLPSGNEVLEVLPYSRTGHPILAKPDPRHFPDCTELHEIWEQGRLRLLKLKQPRSGLHFRDSLWPVFLKTAGEALLAQVPNHSIGQGTPIYELDCWFENWCSRVFTPSETHEQIKQSWRVATGQTTADEAWALGETFRQLYPALVRRISHGGLAVTSWPEFQLYATEMERLAFGPPAENTGRLLALIDAGIVNLDYLQSDLINGQNQLVLQTGKKQQRVDRLINAVLPAGNHFAQDSLIEQLLSSGWIKRMLGAGGIAIDDAARPIPPEEQTTEGLAIIGRATEGAVLGNDTLSRQLHSCPDLWARSVCDRIAQRNAL from the coding sequence ATGACGTTTTCGACTCACACAGCGCATCGTCCTGTAAGACGATCACTCTCCCCAAGACAGTCCCCATACCGTATCGCCTTTGTCGGTTGTGGCCCCAAAGGACTTTACTGTCTCGAAAGACTGGCATATCAGTTGGCACGCGCCACGCAACAGACGGACGTGCAGATCACGATCTACGAGCCCGCGCCGTTTCCCGGTGCGGGTTCGGTTTACGATCCCCGTCAACCACGCTTCCTGCGGATGAACTTCTCCGCAGAAAATATCGATGCCTGGCCGGAAATGGTGCGACAGCACAGTCCGCAATCTTACCCGACTTTCGTGGAGTGGCTTGACCGCCAGTACCCGACTCTGGCAACTCCTCACTGTTTTGCGCCGCGCGCCCTCGTCGGAGAATACCTCTCTGAAGCTTTTGAGCAAACCTGTGAGCGATTTCCTGATTTTGTCACCCTGCACCAGAATCCGGCCAAGGTTATGGGAATCCGTAAATCAGCATCTGGCTGGCATTTGAAAACTGCGGAAGAGGAAACGGAATTCGATGAAGTCCTGCTCGCCGTGGGGCATGAGGGCTGGAAAGCGGCCCCGGTTCCCAATGCTCCTGCTGCAAAAGTGATTGAGCAGGTTTTTCCTACCGAGCGTATGCTAAGCCCCGAACAGGTCCCCCCCTGCTCTACCGTAGCGGTCCGGGGTTTTGCCTTAACCTTTATTGATGCCTGCCTGGCACTGACGGAAGGACGCGGCGGCAGGTTCGAGCAGCACAACCATCGATGGAAATACCTTCCGTCCGGGAATGAGGTTCTCGAGGTCCTGCCTTATTCCCGGACGGGACACCCGATCCTGGCGAAACCTGACCCACGACATTTTCCAGACTGCACCGAGCTCCATGAAATCTGGGAACAGGGACGCCTCAGGTTGCTCAAACTCAAACAGCCCCGGTCAGGCCTGCATTTTCGGGACTCACTCTGGCCGGTGTTCCTGAAAACGGCTGGAGAGGCTCTGCTGGCACAGGTACCGAATCACAGTATCGGCCAGGGAACTCCGATATATGAGCTGGACTGCTGGTTTGAAAACTGGTGCAGTCGCGTCTTTACTCCATCAGAAACTCACGAGCAGATCAAGCAGTCCTGGCGTGTGGCCACCGGTCAGACAACCGCCGATGAAGCCTGGGCACTGGGTGAAACATTTCGGCAACTCTATCCCGCCCTGGTGCGGCGTATCAGTCATGGGGGACTGGCAGTTACCAGTTGGCCTGAATTCCAACTCTACGCGACGGAAATGGAGCGGCTCGCATTCGGACCTCCTGCAGAAAATACCGGACGCCTGCTGGCCCTCATCGATGCTGGGATCGTCAACCTGGATTATCTCCAGTCTGACCTGATCAATGGACAAAATCAGCTTGTATTGCAGACCGGGAAAAAACAACAACGCGTGGATCGACTGATCAACGCCGTGCTGCCTGCCGGCAATCATTTCGCACAGGACTCATTAATTGAACAACTGCTCTCTTCCGGCTGGATCAAGCGGATGCTGGGTGCGGGGGGAATCGCCATTGATGACGCAGCCCGTCCGATCCCGCCGGAGGAGCAGACCACAGAGGGACTGGCCATCATTGGTCGTGCTACAGAAGGCGCCGTACTGGGAAATGACACCCTGTCGCGTCAACTGCATTCCTGTCCGGATCTATGGGCGCGGAGTGTCTGTGACCGGATTGCGCAAAGGAACGCCTTATGA
- the sbnA gene encoding 2,3-diaminopropionate biosynthesis protein SbnA: MQKIKQKHSTIAPPCEGVLEAIGSTPLIHLRRYLESSDVQLYAKLESSNPGGSAKDRPARAMIEHAIVSGQLDENSTIIESTSGNMGIGLAQACNYYGLPLICVVDPNAQQQNIAIMEAYGAIIERVTQPLYGDFLKARLTRVQELLQQIPHSFWPNQYANLQNPLAHEMGTVQEVDAALQGEIDYLFVATSSVGTARGCQEFFRKLGRKTKVIAVDAAGSKLFGGSGGERRIPGMGSGNIPPLAAEQDFHQVIRVTDLDCVTGCRRMVKYESILAGGSAGGVLEAVRSMIPELRTKVCAAILHDSGTRYLDTIYSDEWVEQELGCSPEELQIRIEEPSFAARPSSPRKPVFIKAPILEHASV; encoded by the coding sequence ATGCAAAAGATAAAACAGAAACACAGCACGATTGCACCACCCTGTGAGGGAGTTTTGGAGGCCATTGGTTCTACCCCCCTGATTCACCTCCGTCGCTATCTGGAATCAAGCGATGTGCAGCTTTATGCCAAACTGGAATCCTCTAACCCCGGCGGAAGTGCCAAGGACCGCCCGGCCCGGGCCATGATCGAACATGCCATCGTCTCAGGCCAGCTTGACGAGAATTCTACGATCATCGAATCCACGTCGGGCAATATGGGAATTGGTCTGGCGCAGGCCTGTAACTATTACGGGCTTCCCCTGATCTGCGTCGTCGATCCCAACGCACAGCAGCAGAATATCGCCATCATGGAAGCCTACGGCGCGATTATTGAACGCGTGACTCAGCCGCTGTATGGAGACTTTCTGAAAGCCCGCCTGACCCGTGTACAGGAACTGCTGCAACAAATTCCTCATTCATTCTGGCCCAATCAGTATGCGAACCTGCAGAATCCGCTGGCCCATGAAATGGGAACGGTCCAGGAAGTTGATGCAGCCCTGCAGGGTGAGATCGATTATCTGTTTGTCGCTACCAGCAGTGTCGGAACCGCCCGGGGTTGCCAGGAATTTTTCAGAAAACTGGGACGTAAAACGAAAGTGATTGCCGTCGATGCTGCAGGCAGCAAGCTGTTTGGTGGCTCCGGTGGCGAAAGACGCATCCCCGGTATGGGTTCCGGGAACATTCCTCCACTTGCAGCAGAACAGGACTTTCATCAGGTGATTCGTGTTACCGATCTCGACTGTGTCACCGGCTGTCGCAGGATGGTCAAGTATGAATCAATCCTGGCCGGCGGTTCGGCCGGGGGTGTACTCGAAGCAGTCCGTTCCATGATTCCAGAACTTCGCACCAAAGTCTGTGCCGCGATCCTGCATGACTCCGGCACACGTTATCTGGATACGATTTACTCAGACGAATGGGTGGAACAGGAACTGGGTTGCTCTCCGGAAGAACTGCAAATCCGAATTGAAGAACCCAGTTTCGCAGCCAGACCGTCCTCTCCCCGGAAACCAGTTTTCATTAAAGCTCCCATTCTGGAACATGCCTCAGTATGA
- a CDS encoding sulfatase-like hydrolase/transferase: MKRLGLILFLFVMTCVMPGHAAEQAASKARRPNIILIMADDVSWECFSSYGAEDYETPHIDALAKQGIRFTNCYSTPLCTPSRVKLMTGKYNFRNYTHFGYLNPNEKTFGQLLQSAGYKTAIAGKWQLNGLYHKAEGFKDNARPFKAGFDEYCLWQVTTGVKVKEGGGERFWSPPLEQNGKYLSIEDNQGKYGPDIMSDFLCDFIRKNKDQPFFVYYPSTLVHNPFVPTPDTIGSAQRTQAANKQPKGKAARKANFVAMVNYLDQIVGKLVKQVEDVGQLENTLILFTADNGTNVQIKSQWNGQTIHGGKGSTTDMGTHVPLVAYWKGHTPQGVVLDDLVDFTDFYPTFAAMAGIKLGKGDPIDGRSFLPQLNGQAGEPREWVLNHYQPYWGRFQGDQYVRNAGFKLYRDGRFFHVPVDLTESQNLAAGQAGTEGEAARGMLQQTLSIIPPAPPVKGGPNAGARPNYPDWRNIVNPND; the protein is encoded by the coding sequence ATGAAGCGACTCGGATTGATCTTATTTCTGTTTGTGATGACCTGCGTGATGCCCGGTCATGCCGCGGAACAGGCTGCATCCAAGGCCCGCCGGCCGAATATTATTCTGATTATGGCGGATGACGTCAGCTGGGAATGTTTCAGCAGTTACGGGGCGGAAGATTACGAGACGCCGCACATCGATGCGCTGGCGAAGCAGGGCATTCGGTTTACGAACTGTTATTCCACGCCGCTCTGCACGCCGTCCCGCGTGAAGCTAATGACGGGGAAATACAATTTTCGCAACTACACTCATTTCGGCTATCTGAATCCCAATGAGAAAACCTTCGGTCAGCTGCTGCAGTCGGCAGGTTACAAGACGGCGATCGCGGGGAAGTGGCAGTTGAACGGGCTGTATCACAAGGCGGAAGGGTTTAAGGATAATGCGCGACCGTTCAAAGCAGGCTTTGATGAGTATTGCCTGTGGCAGGTGACGACGGGAGTGAAAGTTAAAGAGGGGGGCGGCGAGCGGTTCTGGAGTCCGCCGCTGGAACAGAACGGCAAATATCTTTCGATTGAAGACAACCAGGGGAAGTACGGTCCGGACATCATGTCGGACTTCCTGTGCGACTTCATCAGAAAGAACAAGGATCAGCCGTTCTTTGTCTATTATCCGAGCACGCTGGTGCACAATCCGTTTGTGCCCACGCCCGACACGATTGGATCGGCACAGCGAACACAGGCTGCGAACAAACAGCCCAAAGGGAAAGCGGCCCGGAAAGCCAACTTTGTGGCGATGGTCAATTACCTGGATCAAATCGTAGGGAAGCTGGTTAAACAGGTGGAGGACGTGGGCCAGCTGGAGAACACGCTGATCCTGTTTACCGCCGACAATGGCACGAATGTGCAAATCAAATCTCAGTGGAACGGTCAGACGATTCATGGCGGGAAAGGTTCGACCACCGACATGGGCACGCATGTGCCGCTGGTCGCGTACTGGAAAGGACACACGCCGCAGGGAGTGGTGCTGGACGATCTGGTCGATTTCACTGATTTCTATCCCACCTTCGCCGCGATGGCGGGGATCAAGCTGGGGAAAGGCGATCCCATCGACGGGCGCAGTTTTCTGCCTCAGCTGAATGGCCAGGCAGGAGAGCCCCGGGAGTGGGTACTGAATCACTACCAGCCTTACTGGGGCCGGTTCCAGGGGGATCAATATGTGCGGAACGCGGGTTTCAAACTGTACCGCGACGGGCGGTTCTTTCATGTGCCCGTTGATTTGACCGAGAGTCAGAACCTCGCCGCAGGCCAGGCCGGGACAGAGGGTGAAGCCGCACGCGGGATGCTTCAGCAGACGCTGTCAATCATTCCCCCCGCGCCGCCGGTCAAGGGAGGCCCGAATGCCGGGGCTCGGCCCAACTACCCGGACTGGCGGAATATTGTGAATCCGAACGATTAG
- a CDS encoding sulfatase family protein, which produces MKRAPIKSFLFLLFLTWAMVFSVLADEPARNAGAQREGKPNIVWILVDDMSCHFGYQGEKLVETPHVDQMAREGVIFSNAYATAPVCSAFRSAVITGMYQTTIGAHHHRSSRGELKIHLPEGMQTIPELFRAAGYFTTNANPEGTRPGKEDYNFVYQKADLYDGFDWRKRAPGQPFFAQYQIQGGKLRNVDRWYAEVKVGLKQLVTADEVTLPPYYPDHPVIREDWAAYLNSVSYTDYQVGNILQQLKEENVLDNTVVFFLTDHGISHARGKQFLYEEGVKIPFVVWAPEYLPAGVVRDDLIAQIDLSATSLALAGIEIPQWMQGRPLFGSQAKPRAYVVSARDRCDETVDHIRSIRKGNFKYIRNYLPQRPYLQPCKYKDGKPFMPVLRELNAAGKLNAVQSLHLAETRPEEEFYDLAQDPWEIHNLAGDPAFKQQVAQMRCLLANWELETDDRGRFPESEAMYDSDMAPYLAKSRKRNPAEAKQLEANINLMKRWRAEGK; this is translated from the coding sequence GTGAAGCGCGCTCCAATAAAAAGTTTTCTGTTTCTGCTGTTTCTCACATGGGCTATGGTGTTTTCCGTTCTGGCGGATGAGCCAGCGAGGAATGCAGGCGCACAGCGAGAGGGAAAGCCGAACATTGTCTGGATCCTGGTGGACGACATGTCGTGCCACTTTGGTTACCAGGGAGAAAAACTGGTTGAGACACCGCATGTCGATCAAATGGCTCGGGAAGGTGTTATTTTCAGTAATGCCTATGCGACGGCTCCGGTCTGTTCTGCATTTCGCTCGGCGGTAATTACGGGAATGTACCAGACCACAATTGGCGCGCATCATCATCGCAGCTCCCGGGGAGAGTTAAAGATTCATTTGCCGGAAGGGATGCAGACCATCCCTGAGCTGTTTCGTGCAGCCGGTTATTTCACCACGAATGCCAACCCGGAAGGGACCCGCCCGGGAAAAGAAGATTACAATTTCGTTTACCAGAAAGCGGATCTCTACGATGGATTCGACTGGAGAAAACGGGCGCCCGGCCAACCGTTCTTTGCGCAGTATCAAATTCAGGGCGGGAAACTGCGAAATGTGGATCGCTGGTATGCAGAAGTCAAAGTCGGTCTGAAACAGCTCGTAACGGCAGACGAAGTCACGCTGCCTCCTTACTACCCGGACCATCCCGTGATCCGCGAAGACTGGGCTGCCTATTTGAACTCCGTGTCCTACACCGATTATCAGGTGGGAAACATCCTCCAGCAGTTGAAAGAGGAAAATGTACTCGACAATACCGTTGTCTTTTTTCTGACCGATCATGGAATCAGTCATGCCCGGGGCAAACAGTTCCTCTATGAGGAAGGGGTGAAAATCCCGTTTGTTGTCTGGGCACCAGAGTATTTACCTGCCGGAGTCGTACGCGATGATCTGATTGCTCAGATCGATCTTTCCGCGACGAGTCTGGCACTGGCGGGAATCGAAATTCCGCAGTGGATGCAGGGACGCCCCCTGTTTGGTTCGCAGGCGAAGCCGCGTGCGTATGTGGTGTCAGCCCGCGACCGTTGTGATGAAACCGTAGATCATATCCGCAGTATCCGGAAAGGCAATTTCAAGTATATCCGCAATTATCTGCCTCAACGCCCGTATCTACAGCCGTGTAAATATAAGGACGGGAAACCGTTCATGCCGGTGCTGCGTGAATTAAATGCTGCGGGAAAGTTGAACGCGGTGCAGTCTCTGCACCTGGCTGAGACGCGGCCGGAAGAAGAGTTCTACGATCTGGCTCAAGATCCCTGGGAGATCCACAATCTGGCTGGCGACCCGGCATTTAAACAGCAGGTCGCACAAATGCGGTGCCTGCTGGCCAACTGGGAACTCGAGACGGATGACCGCGGTCGTTTCCCTGAATCAGAGGCGATGTACGATAGTGATATGGCGCCCTACCTGGCGAAGAGTCGCAAACGGAATCCGGCTGAGGCGAAGCAACTGGAAGCCAATATCAATTTAATGAAACGCTGGCGTGCTGAAGGTAAATGA
- a CDS encoding HEAT repeat domain-containing protein translates to MALSDEMNQGEIDWTAIARKLGTLQENGESGGSKTAREAVAMIIGSSNLRAAVDHYVSHKKGSELVRHVLWLLHPRCAMERCYEIYQNEEDSQTRRDAIELLRVVADSSVLPWIKGLLEDQDEGVQCWSAGIVDQLLWSHLVDPEKCEELLQLMQNHSNEQVRETHAFIIEYLNKRE, encoded by the coding sequence ATGGCTTTGTCAGATGAAATGAACCAGGGCGAAATCGATTGGACGGCAATTGCCAGGAAGCTTGGTACACTTCAGGAAAATGGGGAGAGTGGCGGTAGTAAAACTGCACGTGAAGCCGTTGCAATGATTATTGGATCGTCGAATTTGCGAGCTGCCGTTGATCATTATGTCAGTCATAAAAAAGGATCTGAATTGGTCCGCCATGTTCTCTGGCTGCTTCATCCCCGGTGTGCAATGGAACGATGTTATGAGATCTACCAGAATGAAGAAGATTCTCAAACGCGGCGTGATGCTATCGAACTTTTGCGTGTCGTAGCTGACAGTAGTGTCTTGCCGTGGATTAAGGGCCTGTTAGAAGATCAGGATGAGGGTGTTCAATGCTGGTCTGCAGGAATTGTAGATCAACTCTTATGGTCACATCTGGTTGATCCGGAAAAGTGTGAAGAACTTCTTCAACTCATGCAGAATCATTCAAATGAACAGGTTCGCGAGACACATGCATTTATTATTGAATATTTAAATAAGCGAGAATAA
- a CDS encoding 6-bladed beta-propeller, translating to MSNHQLHRRDFLHQSLLTGACALGAGRLAAEERQLPVLGQGKFRYRPVAGWGVLDERTPVKNCSAMVVDARGRIYLLTDHCANNVIVYDKDGKLLQKWGTRFPGAHGLEIVKEEGREVLFITDLNLHRVFKTTLDGEILMELEYPKSTGKYANEKEYRPAWTLHLPNGDFFVLDGYGKDYILRYNRAGKLLDYFGGPEGGIAHWGPHGGVIDTRGPGAPELVIAMSDQQTIKRLTLEGKLIEEISLPGSNPRMIQIVGEHMFVPHLADNWPKDRESKGYISVLDRDYKIVSNIGGTAPRYVNGRLQPMSQQGGFFRHPHDLVVAADGAIYVPQFASGNTYPVKLVPEV from the coding sequence ATGTCTAATCACCAACTGCATCGACGCGATTTTCTCCATCAGAGTCTGCTCACTGGGGCCTGTGCGCTGGGGGCGGGGCGGCTGGCTGCGGAAGAGCGGCAGCTGCCTGTGCTGGGGCAGGGGAAGTTTCGTTATCGGCCTGTCGCCGGGTGGGGTGTGCTCGATGAAAGGACGCCGGTGAAGAACTGCAGTGCGATGGTGGTTGATGCGCGGGGGCGGATTTATTTACTTACCGATCATTGTGCGAATAATGTGATCGTGTATGACAAAGACGGGAAACTGCTGCAGAAATGGGGAACGCGGTTTCCCGGGGCCCATGGTCTGGAGATCGTGAAAGAAGAGGGGAGGGAGGTGCTGTTCATCACCGATCTCAATCTGCACCGGGTCTTCAAGACGACGCTGGACGGCGAAATTCTGATGGAGCTGGAGTATCCCAAGTCGACGGGCAAGTATGCCAATGAGAAAGAGTATCGCCCGGCCTGGACGCTGCATCTGCCGAACGGGGATTTCTTCGTACTCGATGGCTACGGCAAAGATTACATCCTGCGTTACAACCGTGCGGGAAAGCTGCTGGATTACTTTGGCGGTCCGGAAGGGGGCATCGCCCACTGGGGGCCGCACGGGGGCGTGATTGATACGCGTGGTCCGGGGGCGCCCGAACTGGTGATTGCGATGAGCGATCAGCAGACGATCAAGCGACTCACGCTGGAAGGGAAGCTGATCGAGGAGATATCGTTGCCCGGTTCGAATCCGCGGATGATTCAGATTGTGGGCGAACACATGTTTGTGCCCCACCTGGCGGATAACTGGCCGAAAGACCGGGAGAGCAAGGGGTATATTTCGGTGCTGGATCGCGATTATAAAATTGTGTCGAATATCGGCGGGACGGCTCCACGTTATGTGAATGGGAGGTTGCAGCCGATGTCGCAACAGGGGGGCTTCTTTCGGCATCCGCATGACCTGGTGGTTGCTGCGGATGGAGCGATTTATGTGCCGCAGTTTGCTTCAGGAAATACGTATCCGGTCAAGCTGGTCCCTGAAGTCTGA